In Archocentrus centrarchus isolate MPI-CPG fArcCen1 chromosome 23, fArcCen1, whole genome shotgun sequence, the sequence gtgaaaatgtcttgttgatgtcaaaGGGCGGAGGACAATGGCCAGACCATTTtgaacagacaaaaacagtAACTCGAATAACccctcattacaaccaaggaaCGCAGAAGCACATCTTTGAATGCACAACAAGTTGAAACTTTAAGCAGCTGGGTTACAGCAGACTACTCCTGTCAGGAGAGGAGAAGTacctgaggctacaattcatacAAGTTAGACAGCAGaaggttggaaaaatgttgcctggtctgatgaatctcagtttctgctgagaCATTCAGATGGCAGTGTCAGAATTtgacataaacaacatgaaagcatggatccatcctgccttgcatcaacatgcaggctgctgctggtggtgtaatggtgtggtggatattttcttggtacactTTAGGCTCCTTAGCACCAACTGAGTTTAACACACCATCATTTAAACTCAGTATTACTgctgtccatccctttatgactacggcctacccatcttctgatggatgcttccagcaggataatacaCCATGCCgtaaagctcaaataatctcaaactggtttcttgaacatgaaaatgtgttcactgtactcaaacagcctccacagtcacagtaTCTCAGTCCAAAAGAGCAATAGAAATTCACTGgttcaggcttttttttctaattggatTAATTAGTCATTATGTTTTTTAAGACATTACAATAATTATGTTTAGATTATTTAGATTGTGGGGCCACATTTTGAGGgcatttttcagtattttatggCTTTTTATAGACAAATGATTATCCAGTCGAGAaaatcaacaaataaaacactattaTAAACAGGAGTTCATTGCAGCTCTGACAAAAGGAAATTTCTGAATCATGATGGGAAAGGCcacaaatgtacacacacacacacacacacacacacacacacacacacacacacacacacacacacacacacacacacacacacacacacacacacacacacacacacatctttccACCACATACTATAACAttaaatttcaataaaaaaaagtattacttCTTCAGCTGCATGCTATTTTTCTGCTCACAGGTGTGCTCAGAAAACGTATCCAGAGGATCTGCCGACCATCACTGTTGTGTTAATCTATTTGGATGAAGCTCTTTCAATCATCAAGAGGGCCATACGCAGCATTGTGGACAAGACTCCGGCTCGGCTGCTGCAAGAAATCATCCTGGTGGATGATCACAGCAGCAATGGTGAGTCAGGCCGCTTCCAAAATAACTATAATTTTTTCAAACCGTGGGAAATAATTTTGACATATACAGAGTGGGTAGTACTCAACTATTTTGCATATCTGCCTATTCTGAATATCTCCCACCAAGTGAGGTGCTCACAACAGCTTTCGTTTGCACCATACAGTCTGAGTAGCAAATGTTGCAATGAAATAGGAAATGGGTGCTTGCGTTTATGTGGGCTGGAGCTGAACACAAACATCAGGGAGTGTAATGTGgctgtacactgtaaaaaagacCTGATCAGCCTAAACAAATTATGTAGAAGATGGAGAGGTGCTTTTAAAGGAATAGCACTCTATAGgctatttgaattatttttaattactatGAGTATGGCaaattaaaatcttattttgtaTTCAAGGGATATATCAAAACTATCTTTTATTCTGTGAACCAATTTATAGTTCAGAATTAAGACTGATTGTTAGAGGTATAAGTAGGATAAGCTCAGATTACTGAAACAGTTCGTGCCCTAAAGTCTTTATTTTCTGCAGAGGACTTAATGGAGCAACTGGATGAGTACATCAACTTTATCCACGAGGACCGCCCAGGCCTGGTGAAGAAGGTGCGGCACTCTGAGCAGCTCGGCCTCACCCAGGCCAGACTGTCAGGTTGGAAGGCAGCTGTAGGAGACGTGATTGCCATCTTGGACGCTCACATAGAGGTCCATGTACAGTGGTTGGTTGAAGATTGAGTGGCTGTTTTGTAAGCTGTGGTGATAATTGCTGTAATTACaccttctgtttctttttgaaCTGTTATTGTGTGCCTAGGGCAGAGCCATTACTAGCTCGGATTAAGGAGGACCGCACTGTGATACTGACGCCTGTTTTTGACAAAGTCAATTACGATGACCTGACACTGACTCCCTATGGTTCTGCGGCCCATGGTTTTGACTGGGCTCTCTGGTGCATGTATGAGTCCTTCGGACCCGAGTGGTACACCCTAAAAGATGAGTCGCAGCCTGGCAAGTAAGAGTTGCATTTTACACATGAACTAGCAACACTATCAGGAGAATAAAGGCAGAACATTTCAGCGGGTTCTTTCTTACCTAAACCATTGGCTTAGAAAGCTGTGGACATTGTACACATGGGGCAAGTGTTGCCAAAACAGTCAAGGATGGCTACAGACAAAATCTTTCACATTAAGCAATCTGCAGATTGTAACACAACACCCGTGTGGGTGTCTATAGGTTGCACAAAAAGCAATTTTAAGGATCACTGcactgcttcaggctctgtagTCATAATTCATTATAATTAGGAGTGCTTTACTATGTCAGGCATGTCTAACAAATTGACACTTTGTACAGCACAGTaagatttttcactttttcaaatgtttccttttgtttAATGGTGTCACCAGGAGCCCCTCAGTGATGGGGATACTTGTAGCTGATCGCAAGTTCTTTGGAGAGATCGGAAGCCTTGATGGTGGAATGAAAATATACGGCGGGGAAAATGTGGAGCTAGGCATCCGGGTAAATAAAATGACTAATTAAAAATCTTACTGGACATAATGTGCCAAGTTTGATTAGAAGCACATtagtttacatttatttagtCCCGACAATACAGTAGATGCTATAAAACATGGAAGTAGCCACCACCCAGTTGTTTGTGAAGTCATGTTCTGAAGCCTTGaaatgagtgtgtttgtggtcaCCATCTTGATGTTTTGGCACTGGCTCATGACCTATTTACAAAATGTTACTCAGTGATGTTATGACCTGGCTCAAAAGCCACAACAATGAAACATTGCTTTATCTTAAATTACTAAATAGCCTCAGTTAAACAACATCCCAGAGAGCATAAAGGCAAGAAATGGCATCTCCCCAAAGCAATCCTCAAGCTTGCCTTTATCCACACCTCCTCAGGTGTAGACCATTTGCAGTTAAGCCTCAGCAACACCCAGAGACTCTCATACTGCCACAGCAAGGTAAGAGTTGCAGAGGGACGTAACAGTGAGCATatcctggataatcctcctttctgacaccGAAtaaccaaaatttacaaaattgacttaatgttttattgaaTATGACTAGGAAGGAGCGTCTGAGCTCATGAAGTCATCAAGAaggtgtttacagaggtcagggCTAAGGgccattttcccatagacttgtACAGAACTGGAAGTCTTTTTTTCAACCACAGGTTTTGTCCCCTGGTGGCTATGAAAAAGAACATTGGTGTAAAGCTCtttgcattggcttcacttGCACTGTCTGAGCCTGAGATAACTCTAGGGAGAGCAACGATTGATGCAGCTCAGTTTGTACTGATCACTGTTGTTCCAGCACTTTTTCCACAAATTTCTGCCATGAAATTTAATAGAAATTCTAGTTGTCATACACTATATTGACAAAATTACATTGCATGTACAGAAGCTGCTTGGCCATTTGAAACCCATAAAGCTCCCAGTGCAAAGTTTTATTGCTGATGTTAACATCAGAGAAGGTTTGAAGGTTTGAAGCTCTGCCGTTATTGAATGTTGTGACTTTTACGCACTCAGCAGccccgctctgtaactttacgtTGTCTGCCACTTTGCgtctgagttgctgtggttcctgatccctccactttgcaataattcCACTTACAGCTGATGGTGAAATATCTGGGTAGGAAGAAATTTCATAAACTGACTTATTGCAATGATGACATTCTGTTACCACACTCAAATCAGTCAActctttagaatgacccattctctgacaaatgtttgtgaaggcagactgcatgctaggtttatacacctgtggcagtggggctgaaaacacctgaattctaagataaagaaatgtggtccaatacttttgtccatatccTCTGATATTTCCTCTATCGTGAACATGGTGAGCTATACGTGTTTAGTTTAATCATTTCAGTGTCATTCGACATGTGTTAGCAAATGATGGATATAGCCACCCTGATGGGGCCCAATTGTTTGTGGACTACCATTTCGTAAGTCTTGAGATGAGCATAGAGTCTTTATGTTTAATAACGTGAAGATGCTATTCACACCCATGGGCTAACAACTTATCAGTTATAAGATAGCCACCCCCTCTAAATGGGACCATTAATCATAAAGTTAACGTCATGATGCATTCAATAGCAAGTAAGTAGCAAATAAACTCACATGGAAAGTGGGCTCATAATTCTACTAAGAGTCTAGCAGAGGGCCATTTTCTTATAGACTTCCACAGTTAAACTTTAAAAagagtcaccccctgctggcctttAGAAAGACTGCAGGTTTGTAGTACTCAAAccctggcttcatttttcagacccagaaaTTCTGCTGGACTTATCTGCAGCTTTTGACATTACTGATCAAGAGCTGGGCTGACTTTTTTTGGCACTGCTGTTCAAAATGGTTTCACTATCAGACATTCCAGAATTTGTATGTACACAACTGTCTGCACactatgtttatttattcagtgaTCATTTTTGATGAGAATTTCTATTTCACTAAGTGCATTACATGCCCCAATAATCGacttttaaatattatattttcacAGGTGTGGCTATGTGGAGGAAGCATTGAAATTATACCTTGCTCTAAAATTGCCCACATTGAACGAGCATCGAAGCCTTACCTCCCAGACCTGAGTGTCATGATGAAGCGTAATGCACTGAGGGTAGCAGAGGTGTGGCTGGATGAATATAAACACAATGTCAACATTGCATGGAACCTTCCACTTGAGGTTAGAAGAGATGAGCCATCAATCCCAAGTTACATTTACCATCTGAATGAACAGATTTTATGGATAAGTGTTCTGTAGATTGAGTAATTGAGCAAACACCCTTAGGACAACAgagatgcatttatttttgtttttcccacagaATCATGGGATCGACTTCGGGGATGTGTCAGAGAGAAAGAAGCTCAGGCAGAGGCTAAACTGTAAGCCCTTTAAGTGGTATTTAGATAATGTTTACCCCATGCTGGACCCCCTGCATGACCTACTTGGCTATGGAGCTGTAAGTCAAAAACAATTGTTTTGTCTGACTGCATGTAACTATCCCAGTCtcaatttggattcaggagaagacactctctctatttttgggattaggctttaaactttcctttttgataaagtttatagttggggctggatcaggtgaccttgaacctgctttagttatgctgcaataggcctaggctgctgagggtttcccatgatgcactgtttcttcttcactcagctCTTTTCACTCATTGTATTTATACATCACTTTGCATtttatcattagttattattaacctCTGACTTTCtgccacagcatgttttttgacctgtctccctcccctcgcccccagccagtgccgccagatggctgcccctcccccaGCCGGGttgtgctggaggtttcttcctgttgccaagtgcttgctcatagggggtcatctctGGGGCTGGGGTTTTCTCCatattattgtagggcctttaccttacaatagaaATCACACTGaggggactgtttgttgtgatttggtgctatataaattaaactgGACTGACTCTAAGACCTAAGACCTAAGATCTAAGACCTAAGACCTAAGAAGCTAGGTCCATTTTTTACTTATAGGCTGTCAttaacatccatcttttatatacagtctggcTGACTTCCTAGCAATACACTGAGTGGAAATGCTACACGGGTAGCCTGCCAAAATAGTTCCAGCCAACTAGTTATCATGATCCATGAAACCTATGTCtaattatgttgttttttaaCCAAGAAGCCACAAATGTAATGTATGAATGATACCGTACTAATTCAGGGTGATGCAAGGCAACTTGCTGTGACAGCTTCTCTGCCTTGTGAAGCGTAAATCGACCTTGTTGTCTTTATAAAATGACTCGGGCTTATATGCTGGTCCCTCAGGAGTCATACAAAATGCATGCAATAATCCAGTGTAACACTGCAAGTTTAAACTCGCCTGTCTCAACTCCTGTGTGAATCTCTATTGCACAGTGAAGGTCAGCATACAATGGGCAACTGCCAACAGCAGGATGAGCCACACTTACACAAAGAACCTTTGTTCTTTGTGTAACCTTTGTTCTCAGTGTGTTTCATACTGAGATCCTCTATAAAGCAAACTTTGCATGAATGCTCTCAAGGAACTCCCTTTTGGTGGTGCTTCTTCCAATATTTATTTGCAGTTGATCTTGGCACACTGGCATTGCAGTATTGGCAAACTGCCCTTTTACACTTTCTCTCTTTCAATATTAGTGTAATGGTCGTGTAAATCAATGAGCCACAGCTGCTTTATTTCCCTTCACCCAGTGTTAGACCCTGAAGCAGAGCTACAGTGttagttttatttcagttttcatctCTTTCTAAAATTTGgtaaactgatttaatttttattaacaataataactTGTCTGCTGGATGCGTATTCTACTTTCTAATGAAATCTGCTACAGATAACTTCATATTTCTGCTTCTGTTGGCAGCTGATAAATGATCTGACCCCAGAGCTCTGTATTGACCAAGGCCCGACGAGTGGGAACACACCCATTTTATATGGATGCCACTTCTTTATAACTCAAGTATGTTCAGAAATTCACTGCACGTAAACAGGTGGTGATTGTTTGCTTATAGGTAATTATTGTATTGTGGTTTAGCACTGTTTTTATCGCACTGATGGACAACTCTACATTGGCGGGATCAAATCTCACAAGTACAACAACAATCGCTGCCTGGTGGACCCTTTCAGTGGAATCTACCCGGGACTGTACGACTGCAAAATGGCCGAGCAGAAAAACTTTCACATGCAGTGGGATTTTAAACAGGtaaatattttagtttttaaatataaaatcagtCAAATGTGAGAGAAGTTCCCACCTGACCCCCTCAGAATCAGTTTTGTCTCATCCAGCTGAAAGACTGATGAGCTCATGCTACACCGAGGCATCTGTCATTTGTCTAAAATTCACAAGAATTGCTAGTTTTTCTTTTGGTGAGAATTAAATCAAACTTATACACAACGAtcagtttttgggtttttttttttttggcatatttaCTGAAGCCATGCATAATCTTACCTTGCTCTGAATATAGGCTGAGTTGCAGACCCTTGAAGTATGAGAACACCTTTAACACAGAAGGAATCACAACAAAAAGATGTTATAACTTATGTTATAACTTGCTTTGACCAGCTAACTAGCCCACATGGTGTAATAACCATTTAAATTGAACTAAACTGCTTAATAAAGCACCCAGGGTACCGATTTTTGATTTTGTTACTCTACATCATAGAAGTTAAATTGGTGCCGTTTTGTTACTGATTGGATTTTGATTTGAAACCATGATAGAGCAAAAGGaggcagttgaggtggtttgagcATCTGATTTGGATGCTTCCTAGGCGTTTCCTAGGTGGGGTGTTTCTGGCATGTCCTACGTGGAGGAGGTCTCAGAGCAGGCACAGCACACGTGggagagattatatttctcTTCCACATAGCTCCagctctgcttagactgctgctgcAGTCAGAAGGCTGTATGAATGAATACATCCTATGATACTGATAAAGTAAATCCATTTGATGGCAGTTTGTTAACTAAgcttaaatgtttttatcataAGAGCTCATAAATGACTTTGAAGGTAAAATTTTGCAAGGCTTCATTAAATACAATAAAGttattgtacacacacacacacacacacacaaacacaaaaagtctAATTCTGAGGTCAGGTGGGAGGCACTCTAAACTCtggagaagagaaaggaaacaatgaaatgtgtttatttccaGGGAGGACCCATccagaacagaaaaacaaagcgaTGTCTGGAAGTTGCGAAGGATGAAGTCGGCTTCTACAAACTTGTCATCCAGCAGTGCAGCGGTCAGAGCTGGAATATACAAAATGTAATCAAAGAGCAGTAGGAGACTGCTGGGCAGGTCTCAGAAGATTATCAGAAGAGTAATGAGTCAGCTCAAAAATTGAGAGAAAAGTTGAAAGTTGTTGTTCTTTACAGCaccaacttaaaaaaataaaatacagcacTTTTAAACTTGCAAGTCATGcactgaagacacacacacacaatgtctatcgagacacacacacagtgtatcacaaagGTGAGTAAACCCCTCACGTCTGCAtctatttaagtatatcttttcaggGGACAACACTGCACTTTCACCTCTGCACCACCCATTAAGCAGTTAAATAAGAAGTATTAGCTGCAAAAGAAGTATTAGAGAtccaaccagtcatggcagatggctgccccttcctaagcctggttctgccagaggtttgttcctgttaaaaaaaggagtttttcctccccactgtcaccaagtgcttgctcatagggggtcgtctgattgttgggttttctctctaacaaTGTAGGGTATTTACCATGTGATCAACATCCACTTCATTTAACCTACTCTTTCAATTAGCAGTCATAATTTAGAATTCTTTAGAATTCCAAATAAATAAGTGGAAGGATTTTATTATtcatgtatccatccatccatagatGAATTATGACCATAACTgtaaaaacatcaaacaaaaaaaataaagctatttAGAATCAAGATATTTGTTTGTAAaatcttatttatattttaggtGTTTTCATGTGAGATAGTGTTGGGTTTATACAGTGATTATTGCTGCTCATACTCTAAACAATATATTAAATGTATAGAattgtatatattgtatataaacTCTAAAAGTTCTAAATAAGTCAAAAGTTAATTTTTGCATCACCCTACCTGCTGAGAGGCAGGGGGACACTTAGGGATGACTTTTCCATCATCTGCCTGTCTGTCCGTCACACTTTCACCATCTCACTAACCATGCAACTTATTCAAGTGTTTGAGCAGGCGACACATAATTAAGTCACGGAATGCATCTGCACAAGTGAGCCACTTACATAGGTAATGTGCGTAGCACATTACATAGGTAATGTGCGTAGCACATTACATAGGTAATGTGCGTAGCACATTACATAGGTAATGTGCGTAGCACATTACATAGGTAATGTGCGTAGCACATTACATAGGTAATGTGCGTAGCACATTACATAGGTAATGTGCGTAGCACATTACATAGGTAATGTGCGTAGCACATTACATAGGTAATGTGCGTAGCACATTACATAGGTAATGTGCGTAGCACATTACATAGGTAATGTGCGTAGCACATTACATAGGTAATGTGCGTAGCACATTACATAGGTAATGTGCGTAGCACATTACATAGGTAATGTGCGTAGCACATTACATAGGTAATGTGCGTAGCACATTACATAGGTAATGTGCGTAGCACATTACATAGGTAATGTGCGTAGCACATTACATAGGTAATGTGCGTAGCACATTACATAGGTAATGTGCGTAGCACATTACATAGGTAATGTGCGTAGCACATTACATAGGTAATGTGCGTAGCACATTACATAGGTAATGTGCGTAGCACATTACATAGGTAATGTGCGTAGCACATTACATAGGTAATGTGCGTAGCACATTACATAGGTAATGTGCGTAGCACATTACATAGGTAATGTGCGTAGCACGCAAAGACAACACAGCCTATACAACAGTCTTCATGTCATGTGGAACTTTCagtgagtgtgagagctgtactacaagctaatttatttttgcacacaGTTTCCAGGTTATTGGGTCCTGCCAGGCTCATCACTGGTATCTTCAGAGAATACTCACACTAGTAGTAGATGATCTTATCTTTCTAGGTCAACTGCTCTGGTTATTATTAACATATCTCGGAGTATGGGGATGATAaaatctcccccctgacctgtcgtcctggctcccccttgccgtagcatttgtgttgtatctCATCAATCTCTAGCTGCGATAGCAGTACTGATGTCAGAATGCACCTGACAAGGACCTTGTTAACCCGGACACCGGGTACGCCCTAGTTGGAATTCGAACCCCTGACCTCCTGCTCCAAAGACCATAATGTTACCACTATGCCAGCTGCTGaggtgtgtatgtatatatacatatacatgtatatgtatgtatatatgtgtgtatgtatatagagagagatatatagaaaatataatataaataattttattttcatttttgtatttatatcagatttttttaaatcaactgtAACTTTTACTTACATTTGTAAGACAGtagaaaaaaatggttttgaaTACAGAAATGTCCTTTGTGAACATTTGCTATTTATAGTTTGGTGTTATGAAAACAAAACGCTGGCTGTGAGTGACTCTGAATATGAGTCACTATCAGCAGGTCTCTTTGTGACGTGTCCAGGAGCAGAATGCTACTAGCATTCTGCTTAGTAGCAAAAGTCCTGACCTCCCAGTGTCGTCACAGTCTTAGGGTTACTGTTTATAATAATGTTGAAACTGCAAtatctgcaatttttttttgaatagtCTGCTAATGGTCCATGAATGTTTGCTTTAGTGATATTACAAACGTCATTCAAGTCAGTCAGGCTCCAGTATCACTTGGCTGTCATAAACTTTCAGAGATGAAGGCATCCCATTTTTTCTGCCACATGGCACGACCTGTATCCTTCAGATGATCTGGTAGTGAGCTGTACCTGCAGGCAGAAgaaaaatttaatgaaaacaaaaatattgcagCATGCTTTAAAAGGTTTATAAGAAACAATAACAGAAGGTTTTCTTAATATAAATAACATCCAAGTGTCTTAGCTCttaagtttttatttcactAAACACAAGTAACTCTGTATTTGCTAGAATTTGCCGAGCATCATACTGGATGCCACTGTTGTTGACAGCATGAGCCAATCACTGATTTGGACATTTACTGATGGCAGTGGACAACGTTTCTTCCATGTTTCCCATTACTTTTGTTGTTCTGGTATCTGGAATTGAATTTCATTGAATAGTGTGACTGAATTTGTGCTCACTGAAACATGTTGTGATAACAATCTGGTATCAGCTACCAGCCACGGTATTTTGAACAGAGTACTGGCTTTTATcccatctgtttttctttgaaggCTGAATGTCAAAACAcactaaagaaacaaaatgaaattattCTGACGTGATGGAGTTTGCAGCCAGTTCTTTGAGCGTGCCCAGGTTTGCTTTCAGTCCTCCGATGCCCACAAATGCTTGATAGAAGTCATAGGAGAGGCCTGTGGTGCCAAACAGAGACGGGTCATCGGAGCTGATCACCATCGGGTGACCCTCGGACATCAGCACAGCTG encodes:
- the LOC115773406 gene encoding probable polypeptide N-acetylgalactosaminyltransferase 8, which gives rise to MRASWMKVLLMIFIVASVSLYFCSIKKEIHTHSERLQRTHHNDSIRSQGMGNRMEKMEADINKLLSLMNKLEKREPVPERREEVKDERKVVKKLYPYSGLFKRWGDDLSEEEQKEAEQLFHRYGYNAFLSDRLPLNREIPDTRPPKCAQKTYPEDLPTITVVLIYLDEALSIIKRAIRSIVDKTPARLLQEIILVDDHSSNEDLMEQLDEYINFIHEDRPGLVKKVRHSEQLGLTQARLSGWKAAVGDVIAILDAHIEVHVQWAEPLLARIKEDRTVILTPVFDKVNYDDLTLTPYGSAAHGFDWALWCMYESFGPEWYTLKDESQPGKSPSVMGILVADRKFFGEIGSLDGGMKIYGGENVELGIRVWLCGGSIEIIPCSKIAHIERASKPYLPDLSVMMKRNALRVAEVWLDEYKHNVNIAWNLPLENHGIDFGDVSERKKLRQRLNCKPFKWYLDNVYPMLDPLHDLLGYGALINDLTPELCIDQGPTSGNTPILYGCHFFITQHCFYRTDGQLYIGGIKSHKYNNNRCLVDPFSGIYPGLYDCKMAEQKNFHMQWDFKQGGPIQNRKTKRCLEVAKDEVGFYKLVIQQCSGQSWNIQNVIKEQ